The following coding sequences lie in one Amycolatopsis cihanbeyliensis genomic window:
- a CDS encoding 4-hydroxy-3-methylbut-2-enyl diphosphate reductase — MSGASPGIEPATSASIGGSADAPSSGGKRVLLAKPRGYCAGVDRAVIAVEKALELYGPPVYVRKEIVHNRHVVDTLRERGVIFVEETSEVPEGALVVFSAHGVSPAVHTEAEQRGLRTIDATCPLVTKVHKEVNRFARDDYDIMLIGHEGHEEVEGTSGEAPDRVQLVDTAGDVDKVAVRDPSKVVWLSQTTLSVDETMERVDQLRERFPNIADPPSDDICYATSNRQVAVKAMAAECDLVLVVGSQNSSNSKRLVEVALQAGATAAHLVDFAREVDEAWLEGVRTVGVTSGASVPDVLVMELLEWLAERGWGDVQEVTTANEKIAFALPRELRGAGESKPSSVR; from the coding sequence ATGAGTGGAGCAAGTCCCGGAATCGAGCCCGCCACCAGCGCGTCGATCGGCGGGAGCGCCGACGCACCCTCCAGCGGCGGCAAGCGGGTGCTGCTCGCCAAACCCCGTGGCTACTGCGCCGGCGTTGACCGTGCGGTGATCGCCGTGGAGAAGGCCCTCGAGCTGTACGGGCCGCCGGTGTACGTGCGCAAGGAGATCGTGCACAACCGTCATGTTGTGGACACGCTGCGTGAGCGTGGGGTGATCTTCGTCGAGGAGACTTCCGAGGTGCCGGAGGGTGCGCTGGTGGTCTTCTCCGCGCACGGCGTCTCGCCGGCCGTACATACCGAGGCCGAGCAACGCGGCCTGCGCACGATCGACGCCACCTGCCCGCTGGTGACCAAGGTGCACAAGGAGGTCAACCGGTTCGCCCGCGATGACTACGACATCATGCTGATCGGGCACGAGGGGCACGAGGAGGTGGAGGGCACCTCCGGCGAGGCGCCCGACCGGGTGCAGCTCGTGGACACCGCCGGGGACGTGGACAAGGTCGCCGTGCGCGACCCCTCGAAGGTGGTGTGGCTGTCCCAGACCACCTTGAGCGTGGACGAGACGATGGAACGGGTCGACCAGCTGCGGGAGCGGTTCCCGAACATCGCGGACCCGCCGAGTGACGACATCTGCTATGCCACATCCAACCGCCAGGTCGCGGTCAAGGCGATGGCCGCGGAATGCGACCTGGTGCTGGTCGTGGGTTCGCAGAACTCGTCCAACTCCAAGCGGCTGGTCGAGGTCGCCCTGCAGGCCGGCGCCACAGCGGCCCATCTGGTCGACTTCGCGCGTGAGGTCGACGAGGCCTGGCTGGAAGGGGTGCGGACCGTCGGGGTGACCAGCGGTGCCTCGGTGCCGGACGTGCTGGTGATGGAGCTGCTGGAGTGGCTGGCCGAACGCGGCTGGGGCGACGTCCAGGAGGTCACCACGGCGAACGAGAAGATCGCCTTCGCGCTGCCCCGCGAGCTGCGCGGGGCAGGGGAGTCCAAGCCGAGCAGCGTGCGCTGA